From Phenylobacterium montanum, the proteins below share one genomic window:
- a CDS encoding tryptophan halogenase family protein gives MPDQPASAAEAQVPDRRIRRIAILGGGTAGWMAAAILARATPNMGLAITVIESPEIGTVGVGEATIPPIIDLLRFLGIDEADFVRHTQATYKLGIKFLDWRTVGHSYWHPFGTFGTSINRRPFFHAWHKAQADGLSPRFNDFSLCAALGDEHRFRHPDPSDPGPAGGLRYALHFDAGLVGRYLRAYAERLGVSRLERTVKGARQREDGFIEALVFDSGEELAADLFIDCSGFRGVLIEQTLKTGYLDWSDVLPCDRAVAVPTERKGSRAPYTQSRARDAGWQWRIPLQHRVGNGYVYCSSHISDAEATDDLLSVVGETPLAEPRLLRFTAGRRREFWNRNCIALGLASGFLEPLESTSIHLVMSGVYNLLDHFPDKDFAPANIASYNRMLIEELEHVRDFIVLHYCAVQREDTPLWRYCRSMALPDSLAERIELYRATGRISVKAGELFTDLSWFYIFEGLGITPRSHDPLMDVVGRVQLAGILNSLAQATAAAARTARPHDAWFDAPTLAGAAR, from the coding sequence ATGCCCGATCAGCCAGCTTCAGCCGCCGAGGCGCAAGTCCCGGATAGGCGCATTCGCCGTATCGCCATCCTGGGCGGCGGCACGGCCGGATGGATGGCGGCGGCGATCCTGGCCCGGGCCACGCCCAACATGGGCCTGGCCATCACCGTCATCGAGTCGCCCGAGATCGGCACGGTGGGGGTGGGCGAGGCGACTATCCCGCCGATCATCGACCTCCTGCGTTTCCTGGGCATCGACGAGGCCGACTTCGTCCGCCACACGCAGGCGACCTACAAGCTCGGCATCAAGTTCCTGGACTGGCGGACGGTCGGCCACAGCTATTGGCATCCGTTCGGAACTTTCGGGACCTCGATCAACCGGCGCCCGTTTTTCCACGCCTGGCATAAGGCGCAGGCGGACGGCCTTTCGCCTCGGTTCAACGACTTCAGCCTCTGCGCGGCTCTGGGCGATGAGCATCGGTTTCGCCATCCCGATCCATCCGATCCGGGACCCGCCGGGGGGTTACGCTACGCCCTCCATTTCGACGCCGGACTGGTCGGGCGCTACCTGCGCGCCTATGCCGAACGGCTGGGCGTGTCGCGGCTGGAGCGGACCGTGAAGGGCGCGAGACAACGCGAGGATGGCTTCATCGAGGCGCTGGTCTTCGACAGTGGCGAAGAGCTGGCGGCGGACCTGTTCATCGACTGCAGCGGCTTTCGCGGCGTGCTGATCGAGCAGACCTTGAAGACCGGCTATCTGGACTGGAGCGATGTCCTGCCCTGCGACAGGGCGGTGGCGGTTCCGACCGAGCGCAAGGGGTCTCGCGCGCCTTACACCCAGTCGCGGGCGCGGGATGCCGGCTGGCAATGGCGCATTCCGCTGCAGCACCGGGTCGGCAACGGCTACGTCTATTGCAGCAGCCACATCAGCGACGCCGAAGCGACCGACGATCTTTTGTCCGTCGTCGGAGAAACGCCCCTGGCCGAACCGCGCCTGCTGCGCTTCACCGCCGGGCGCCGCCGAGAGTTCTGGAACCGCAACTGTATCGCCCTCGGCCTGGCGTCCGGCTTTCTCGAGCCGCTGGAGTCGACCAGCATCCATCTGGTGATGAGCGGGGTCTACAATCTGCTCGACCACTTCCCGGACAAGGATTTCGCTCCCGCCAACATCGCCTCCTACAACCGGATGCTGATCGAGGAGTTGGAGCACGTGCGCGACTTCATCGTGCTGCACTATTGCGCGGTCCAGCGCGAGGACACCCCGCTCTGGCGCTATTGCCGGTCCATGGCGCTGCCCGACAGCCTGGCCGAGCGTATCGAACTCTATCGAGCGACGGGGCGAATATCGGTCAAGGCGGGCGAACTCTTCACCGATCTCAGCTGGTTCTACATCTTCGAGGGGCTGGGGATCACGCCGCGCAGCCACGATCCGCTGATGGACGTGGTCGGTCGCGTGCAGTTGGCCGGCATATTGAACAGCCTCGCCCAGGCCACGGCTGCGGCGGCCAGGACTGCGCGGCCGCACGACGCCTGGTTCGATGCGCCGACCCTTGCGGGCGCCGCGCGATGA
- a CDS encoding enoyl-CoA hydratase-related protein → MEFFEILYVVDGPVAMITLNRPEKLNAYTARMGAELAQAVNQASRDDAVRAVILTGAGRGFCAGADISAGADSFDTTAGGAGGKNFGAGGDRAPGGGFVQALFECEKPIIAAFNGPAVGVGVTLALPTDIKIASSSARFGFIFARRGLVPEAGSAWFLPQLVGLSQALRWCLTGRIFDAQEALAGGLVSEVVEPEALLPRAKAIALEIAENCAPVSLALTRQMLWRFGPATSPAELLKLDGGFAMTLGQGGDVREGVSAFLEKRPPQFPGRVSTDMPSAYPWW, encoded by the coding sequence ATGGAATTTTTCGAGATCCTCTATGTGGTCGATGGCCCCGTGGCGATGATCACCCTCAATCGGCCGGAGAAGCTGAACGCCTACACCGCCCGCATGGGCGCGGAACTGGCCCAGGCCGTCAACCAGGCCAGCCGGGACGATGCGGTGCGCGCCGTGATCCTGACCGGCGCCGGCCGCGGCTTCTGCGCTGGGGCCGACATTTCGGCGGGGGCGGACAGCTTCGACACCACCGCAGGCGGGGCCGGCGGCAAGAACTTCGGCGCGGGGGGCGATCGGGCGCCCGGCGGCGGCTTCGTCCAGGCGCTGTTCGAGTGCGAGAAGCCGATCATCGCAGCCTTCAACGGCCCGGCGGTCGGGGTCGGCGTGACCCTGGCCCTGCCCACCGACATCAAGATCGCCTCGTCCAGCGCCCGCTTCGGCTTCATCTTCGCCCGGCGCGGCCTTGTGCCCGAGGCTGGCAGCGCCTGGTTCCTGCCCCAGCTCGTCGGCCTGTCCCAGGCCCTGCGCTGGTGCCTGACCGGGCGGATCTTCGACGCCCAGGAAGCGTTGGCCGGCGGCCTGGTCAGCGAAGTCGTCGAGCCTGAGGCCTTGCTGCCCCGCGCCAAGGCGATCGCCCTCGAGATCGCCGAAAACTGCGCGCCGGTCTCCCTGGCCCTGACGCGGCAGATGCTGTGGCGCTTCGGCCCCGCCACCTCCCCCGCCGAACTCCTGAAGCTGGACGGCGGCTTCGCCATGACCCTGGGCCAGGGCGGCGACGTGCGCGAGGGCGTCAGCGCCTTTCTGGAAAAGCGCCCGCCCCAGTTTCCGGGGCGGGTCTCCACGGACATGCCGTCCGCCTACCCGTGGTGGTGA
- a CDS encoding LacI family DNA-binding transcriptional regulator has translation MASVTIYDVANRAGVSIKTVSRVMNAEPNVRPATREKVEAAAEALGYSPNLSARSLAGSKSFVLTVFVDASLTLEHWAGERGADYLSRVQYGSTLSCREGGYHLMLELIDHDAPRVRQEVNGLLAALKPDGVILTPPSSDNEIVLDILKKSGTPFVRLGPEQDLPGGLCMRLDDRGAAREMTRLLIGLGHTRIGFVMGDPLWGSSRARRAGFMAAMAEAGLKVDPALIQVGAYTYESGQQAGKALLALPERPTAIFASSDDMALGCLAAADEAGLSVPGDVSVAGFDDSTASRFSRPSLTTVRQPLVEMATSAAKALISGQVPADCDRDASLDHVDAFKLIERQSTAPPAKAKVRRGGR, from the coding sequence ATGGCTTCCGTGACGATCTATGACGTGGCCAACCGCGCAGGCGTGTCGATCAAGACGGTCTCACGGGTGATGAACGCCGAGCCCAATGTCCGTCCTGCGACGCGCGAGAAGGTCGAGGCGGCGGCCGAGGCGTTGGGCTATAGCCCCAACCTTTCGGCCCGCAGCCTGGCCGGCTCCAAATCGTTCGTCCTGACCGTGTTCGTCGACGCGTCGCTGACCCTGGAGCACTGGGCGGGCGAGCGCGGCGCCGACTATCTGAGCCGCGTGCAGTACGGCTCGACCCTATCGTGCCGCGAGGGCGGCTATCACTTGATGCTGGAACTGATCGACCATGACGCGCCGCGGGTGCGCCAGGAGGTCAACGGGCTTCTGGCCGCGCTGAAGCCGGACGGGGTGATCCTGACCCCTCCGAGCTCCGACAACGAGATCGTGCTCGACATCCTCAAGAAATCCGGCACGCCGTTCGTGCGCCTGGGCCCCGAGCAGGACCTTCCGGGCGGCCTGTGCATGCGGCTGGACGATCGCGGCGCGGCCAGGGAGATGACCCGTCTTCTGATCGGCCTGGGCCACACCCGCATCGGCTTCGTCATGGGCGACCCCCTGTGGGGGTCGAGCCGGGCTCGGCGGGCGGGTTTCATGGCCGCCATGGCGGAGGCAGGACTGAAGGTCGACCCCGCGCTGATCCAGGTGGGCGCTTATACCTACGAGTCCGGGCAGCAGGCCGGGAAGGCCCTGCTCGCCCTGCCCGAGCGGCCCACGGCCATCTTCGCCAGCAGCGACGACATGGCCCTGGGTTGCCTGGCGGCGGCTGACGAAGCGGGGCTTTCAGTGCCGGGCGACGTCTCGGTCGCGGGTTTCGACGACAGTACGGCCTCGCGCTTCAGCCGTCCCAGCCTGACCACAGTGCGTCAGCCGCTGGTCGAAATGGCGACCTCCGCCGCCAAGGCGCTGATCTCGGGCCAGGTTCCCGCCGATTGCGACCGAGACGCCAGCCTGGACCATGTCGACGCCTTCAAGCTGATCGAGCGCCAATCCACGGCGCCGCCCGCCAAGGCCAAGGTTCGCCGAGGCGGGCGCTAG
- a CDS encoding NAD(P)H-dependent flavin oxidoreductase, giving the protein MIKTRITEMFGVETPLVMGGMTGVGVGPLVAAVANAGALGFITAHMFPSAEALEAEIKRTRDATDKPFGVNLTILPSLNPIPYDEYRRAIIESGIKIVETAGRNPVDHLPDFKANGVRVIHKCTSVRHSVSAANLGVDVISIDGFECAGHPGEDDIGLIVLLPATVDKVSIPVIASGGMADGRSLAAALALGAEGVNMGTRFMATQEAGIHENVKRRIVENTERDTLLTNRTLRNTARVAKNAISEEVVRIQQDVTKTIEDVRHLVAGVRGRTNVLEAGDLDGGIWTVGQSQGLIHDIPTCAELVKNIMRQAEDVLQRDARRIVA; this is encoded by the coding sequence ATGATCAAGACTCGCATCACCGAGATGTTCGGCGTCGAGACCCCGCTGGTGATGGGCGGTATGACGGGCGTGGGCGTGGGCCCGCTGGTCGCCGCCGTGGCCAACGCCGGCGCCCTGGGCTTCATCACCGCCCACATGTTCCCCTCGGCCGAGGCGCTCGAGGCGGAGATCAAGCGCACGCGCGACGCCACCGACAAGCCGTTCGGCGTCAACTTGACCATCCTGCCGTCGCTGAACCCGATCCCCTACGACGAATACCGCCGGGCGATCATCGAAAGCGGGATCAAGATCGTCGAGACCGCCGGCCGCAACCCGGTCGACCATCTGCCTGACTTCAAGGCCAATGGGGTCAGGGTGATCCACAAATGCACCTCGGTCCGCCACTCGGTCAGCGCCGCCAATCTGGGCGTGGACGTGATCAGCATCGACGGCTTCGAGTGCGCCGGCCACCCGGGCGAGGACGACATCGGCCTGATCGTCCTGTTGCCGGCCACGGTGGACAAGGTCTCGATTCCGGTGATCGCCTCGGGCGGCATGGCCGACGGGCGGAGCCTGGCCGCCGCCCTGGCGCTGGGGGCCGAGGGCGTCAACATGGGCACCCGCTTCATGGCCACCCAGGAAGCCGGCATCCATGAGAACGTGAAGCGCCGCATCGTCGAGAACACCGAGCGGGACACGCTGCTGACCAATCGCACCCTGCGCAACACCGCCCGGGTGGCCAAGAACGCCATCTCGGAGGAGGTGGTCCGCATCCAGCAGGATGTGACCAAGACCATCGAGGACGTGCGCCATCTGGTGGCCGGCGTGCGCGGTCGCACCAATGTGCTGGAGGCGGGCGACCTGGACGGCGGCATCTGGACCGTCGGCCAGAGCCAGGGCCTGATCCACGACATCCCGACCTGCGCCGAGCTGGTGAAGAACATCATGCGCCAGGCGGAAGATGTGTTGCAGCGGGATGCGCGCCGCATCGTCGCCTGA
- a CDS encoding MFS transporter — protein MAVVHEVREPAPVGAGFIAGLTLAQIGAYISFVPLLQVLLPLKAAMIDPAHKAVTLANITLWGAVAAGFANLIAGAISDRTTSRFGRRRPWLLAGVAGTLLSYVMIRLAGSVAGLLIGIVFFQIVFNFLFAALLALVVDRVPNQQRGVVSALLGLGYPLGNVGGVTLIGGLIGSEAARYLALGLIVLAAVAPFALALRDVPITAAQKPRGRLPIFSPDFWVDPRKHPDFGFAWGGRFLVLTGFSLVQSYMLYYLLDVVRYPTLFPGARAEQGLAVLTAIAAVFNVIFALIGGLLSDKVRRRKPFVILGALVLAGATASFALAPSWPALMIAYAFHGVGTGVYFAVDIALVTQVLPSARDAGKDLGIVNLSNTVPQILAPVLAVGLLGAAHADFRTLFLLAAAVCVGGAVMVAPIRSVR, from the coding sequence ATGGCCGTTGTGCACGAGGTGCGCGAGCCGGCGCCGGTTGGCGCGGGCTTCATCGCGGGCCTGACCCTGGCCCAGATCGGCGCCTACATCAGCTTCGTACCGCTGCTGCAGGTGCTGTTGCCGCTGAAGGCGGCGATGATCGATCCGGCGCACAAGGCCGTCACCTTGGCCAACATCACCCTGTGGGGCGCGGTCGCGGCCGGTTTCGCCAACCTGATCGCCGGCGCGATCAGCGACCGGACCACATCCCGGTTCGGCCGCCGCCGCCCCTGGCTGCTGGCGGGGGTGGCGGGCACCTTGCTGTCCTATGTGATGATCCGCCTGGCCGGCTCGGTGGCGGGATTGCTGATCGGGATCGTGTTTTTCCAGATCGTGTTCAACTTCCTGTTTGCGGCCCTCCTGGCCCTGGTCGTCGACCGGGTGCCGAACCAGCAGCGGGGCGTAGTCTCGGCGTTGCTGGGCTTGGGATATCCGCTGGGGAACGTCGGCGGCGTAACCCTGATCGGCGGCCTGATCGGCAGCGAGGCGGCCCGCTATCTCGCGCTCGGCCTCATCGTGCTGGCCGCGGTCGCGCCGTTCGCCCTGGCCCTGCGCGATGTCCCGATCACAGCGGCGCAAAAGCCCAGGGGGCGCCTGCCGATCTTCTCGCCCGATTTCTGGGTCGATCCGCGCAAACATCCGGACTTCGGTTTCGCCTGGGGCGGACGGTTCCTGGTGCTGACCGGCTTCAGCCTGGTGCAGAGCTACATGCTCTATTATCTGCTGGACGTGGTTCGCTATCCGACCCTGTTTCCGGGCGCGCGGGCGGAGCAGGGGCTGGCCGTGCTGACGGCGATCGCGGCGGTGTTCAATGTCATCTTCGCCCTGATCGGCGGCCTTCTGTCCGACAAGGTCCGGCGGCGGAAGCCGTTCGTCATCCTGGGGGCCCTGGTCTTGGCCGGGGCCACCGCAAGCTTCGCCCTGGCCCCGAGCTGGCCGGCCCTGATGATCGCCTACGCCTTCCACGGCGTTGGCACCGGAGTCTACTTCGCGGTCGACATCGCCCTGGTGACCCAGGTGCTGCCCTCGGCCAGGGACGCGGGCAAGGACCTGGGCATCGTCAATCTGTCCAACACCGTGCCGCAGATTCTGGCCCCCGTGCTGGCCGTCGGCCTTCTGGGCGCGGCCCATGCGGATTTTCGCACCTTGTTTCTGCTGGCCGCCGCGGTCTGTGTCGGCGGGGCCGTGATGGTGGCGCCCATTCGCAGCGTGCGTTGA
- a CDS encoding ROK family protein, with protein sequence MSRSGELLAGVELGGTKCVCIVGTGPDDVATQISVATGDDAEATLGQIEAILRDLDRAMGPIAALGVASFGPVDLDPRSPTWGHITSTPKPGWSQVDVGRRLARALDRPTGFDTDVNGAALAEGRWGAAQGLADFAYVTVGTGVGAGLIAGGRPIGGFSHPEIGHMRVARREGDDWPGSCPFHGDCVEGLASGSAIKARLGGSPARLDEEDPVWDLVAHVLAGMAHNLAVTAAPRRILMGGGVMNAQPHLFPRIRRELTRSLAGYLALPEMEDFIRPPGLGDMAGPLGALAVAADALAAARSPR encoded by the coding sequence ATGAGCCGAAGCGGTGAATTGCTGGCCGGCGTCGAGCTCGGCGGCACCAAGTGTGTCTGCATCGTGGGGACCGGCCCGGACGACGTGGCCACCCAGATCTCCGTCGCCACCGGCGACGACGCCGAGGCGACCCTTGGCCAGATCGAGGCGATCCTGCGTGACTTGGACCGCGCCATGGGACCGATCGCGGCCCTGGGCGTGGCCTCGTTCGGGCCGGTCGATCTCGATCCGCGCTCGCCGACCTGGGGCCATATCACCTCCACGCCCAAGCCAGGCTGGAGCCAGGTCGATGTCGGCCGGCGGCTGGCGCGCGCCCTGGATAGGCCGACCGGCTTCGACACCGACGTCAATGGCGCGGCCCTGGCCGAAGGGCGCTGGGGCGCGGCGCAAGGACTTGCCGATTTCGCGTATGTCACAGTCGGCACGGGGGTCGGCGCGGGCCTGATCGCCGGTGGGCGGCCGATCGGGGGTTTCAGCCACCCGGAGATCGGCCACATGCGCGTGGCCCGGCGGGAGGGCGATGACTGGCCGGGAAGCTGCCCGTTTCACGGCGACTGTGTGGAGGGCCTGGCCTCCGGCTCGGCGATCAAGGCGCGGCTCGGCGGCAGCCCGGCGCGGCTCGATGAGGAAGACCCCGTCTGGGATCTGGTTGCCCACGTCTTGGCCGGCATGGCGCACAACCTGGCGGTCACCGCCGCGCCGCGGCGCATCCTGATGGGGGGTGGGGTGATGAACGCCCAGCCGCACCTGTTCCCCCGCATCCGGCGCGAGCTGACCCGTAGCCTGGCCGGCTATCTGGCCCTGCCGGAGATGGAAGATTTCATCCGCCCGCCCGGCCTCGGCGACATGGCCGGCCCGCTGGGCGCGCTCGCCGTGGCCGCGGACGCCCTGGCTGCTGCGAGGTCGCCGCGTTGA
- a CDS encoding glycosyl hydrolase 2 galactose-binding domain-containing protein, with product MIHPFRMCATAGIALAVGFGVTRAEVARPGALGPYDVTLLQGGVGMTRELPEAASLYAAGAAWSMSGWVRVDAPQAGEVVVAGLGDPATPACDCLLLRDGRLAFTLAGGARLESSEALQAGAWRFVAVTFDGTTARLFLDGAEVARAPARTEAVKALFSLGPVLGASPEVRHFGGSLAGFRLDPRALPAGAVKAAATAAPRFDLISFDTVGAHWPVQVTAWIGLQKPQDPWTLPEAKTAAEAPAAKPLGVRVALQPNGAGVWSLGDWRLSAAPRVTGSSAALSTVGFDDHAWLAATVPGTVLTTLIDRGVYPDPDHGLNNMAIPESLARQAYWYRTEFTPSPATADRRLTLTFQGINYAAEVWLNGQRLGDVKGAFIRGVFDVTGKLKPGQANALAVRVSPPPHPGIPSEESIAYGPGENGGSMAIDGPTFFATEGWDWIPGIRDRDTGLWQGVELSASGPVRVLDPDVITHLPLPRTDEADLVILAPIDNADPTPRAVTVEAAFDGVVVRKAVTAGPGRSEVRFDPAEFPALRVAHPRLWWPNGYGDPALHDLTVTVRDGQGASDARTIRFGMRELTYELSLFDHAGRLRRVEVDPTGGFLRGERLVDTRHEAISQTPNGWAQSLTAAGEASPAVKDLPPSPLAPYLVLKVNGTAIAARGGSWGMDDSRKRVSRERLEPYFRLHRDAHLNIIRNWMGQDTEESFYDLADQYGMLVLNDFWESTQNFQLEAQDPALFLANARDVILRDRHHPSIAVWFGRNEGVPQPIINEGLGDLVASLDGTRLYTGSSNRVNLQDSGPYAWRPPEQYFTSLSKGFAVEVGTPSLATLEAVKAMVPEADRWPISDTLAYHDWHFGGNGDVKSFMDAISREFGAPTSLEDFERKAQMLNYVDYRAIFEGFSAHLWSQNSGRLLWMTHPAWPSNHWQIYSADYDTQASYYGAMKAAEPLHAQMNLPDYALAVTNTTREPVNGLVLTSRVLGLDGKVLATRQDRLDAAANQVTTLAPLDLARLFAKARVLLVSLELRDAKGVIRSRNLYWQGRDEASLQALNGLAPQALSMTVSAGADGDEAVLHARLKNQGVIPALAAKLTLVDERGQRILPTYYSDNYVSLMPGEARDVEIRYPKSHSGAPRIELRGWNVRPAIASP from the coding sequence TTGATCCATCCTTTCCGCATGTGCGCCACTGCAGGCATCGCCCTGGCGGTCGGATTTGGCGTCACCCGCGCAGAAGTCGCCAGGCCTGGCGCGCTAGGGCCCTATGACGTGACCCTGCTGCAGGGCGGGGTCGGAATGACCCGCGAACTGCCCGAGGCCGCCAGCCTCTATGCCGCCGGCGCCGCGTGGTCGATGTCCGGCTGGGTGCGGGTGGACGCGCCACAGGCTGGCGAAGTCGTCGTTGCGGGCCTGGGCGATCCGGCGACGCCGGCTTGCGACTGCCTGCTGCTGCGCGACGGCCGCCTGGCCTTCACCCTGGCTGGCGGGGCGCGGTTGGAAAGCTCGGAGGCCTTGCAGGCTGGCGCCTGGCGCTTCGTGGCGGTGACCTTTGACGGGACCACCGCGCGCCTGTTCCTCGACGGCGCCGAGGTCGCGCGCGCCCCGGCGCGGACCGAGGCCGTGAAAGCCTTGTTCTCGCTGGGTCCGGTGCTGGGCGCATCGCCCGAGGTGCGCCATTTCGGCGGCTCCCTGGCCGGCTTCAGGCTGGATCCACGCGCGCTGCCGGCTGGCGCTGTGAAGGCTGCGGCGACGGCGGCGCCGCGCTTCGACCTGATCAGCTTTGACACGGTCGGCGCCCATTGGCCGGTGCAGGTGACCGCTTGGATCGGGCTGCAGAAGCCGCAGGATCCCTGGACCCTGCCCGAGGCCAAGACGGCGGCCGAGGCGCCGGCCGCAAAGCCGCTCGGCGTTCGCGTGGCGCTGCAGCCGAACGGCGCCGGCGTCTGGTCGCTGGGCGACTGGAGGCTGTCGGCTGCCCCCAGGGTGACGGGAAGCAGCGCGGCGCTCTCCACCGTTGGCTTTGACGACCACGCCTGGCTCGCGGCGACCGTGCCGGGAACCGTCCTGACCACCCTGATCGACCGCGGCGTCTATCCGGACCCGGACCACGGCCTGAACAACATGGCCATCCCCGAAAGCCTGGCGCGGCAGGCCTACTGGTACCGCACCGAGTTCACCCCGTCGCCGGCAACGGCGGACCGGCGCCTGACCCTGACGTTCCAAGGGATCAACTATGCGGCCGAGGTGTGGCTGAACGGCCAGCGCCTGGGCGATGTGAAGGGCGCGTTCATCCGCGGGGTGTTCGACGTCACCGGCAAGCTGAAGCCGGGCCAGGCCAACGCCCTGGCCGTGCGGGTTTCGCCTCCGCCGCATCCCGGCATCCCATCGGAGGAGTCGATAGCCTACGGCCCGGGCGAGAACGGCGGCTCGATGGCGATCGACGGGCCGACCTTCTTCGCCACCGAGGGCTGGGACTGGATCCCAGGCATACGCGATCGCGACACCGGCCTTTGGCAGGGGGTGGAGCTGTCGGCCTCAGGGCCGGTGCGCGTTCTCGATCCCGATGTGATCACCCATCTGCCGCTGCCGCGCACCGACGAGGCCGATCTCGTCATCCTGGCGCCGATCGACAACGCCGATCCGACGCCCCGGGCGGTGACGGTCGAGGCCGCCTTCGACGGCGTCGTCGTGCGCAAGGCGGTGACGGCGGGGCCGGGGCGCTCTGAGGTGCGTTTCGATCCGGCCGAATTTCCGGCCCTGCGGGTCGCCCATCCCCGGCTCTGGTGGCCGAACGGCTATGGTGACCCGGCGCTGCACGACCTGACGGTCACGGTGCGGGACGGGCAGGGGGCTTCCGACGCACGGACGATCCGCTTTGGCATGCGCGAGCTGACCTACGAGCTGTCGCTGTTCGACCATGCCGGTCGGCTCAGGCGGGTCGAGGTCGATCCGACCGGCGGCTTCCTGCGCGGCGAGCGGCTGGTCGACACCCGGCACGAGGCCATCAGCCAGACGCCGAACGGCTGGGCGCAGTCCTTGACCGCGGCCGGCGAGGCGTCGCCAGCTGTGAAGGACCTGCCGCCATCGCCCCTGGCGCCATACCTGGTGCTCAAGGTCAACGGAACCGCCATCGCCGCGCGCGGCGGCAGCTGGGGCATGGACGATTCCCGCAAGCGGGTCTCGCGCGAGCGGCTGGAGCCCTATTTCCGCCTGCACCGCGACGCCCATCTCAACATCATCCGCAACTGGATGGGCCAGGACACCGAGGAGAGCTTCTACGACCTGGCCGACCAGTACGGCATGCTGGTGCTGAACGATTTCTGGGAGTCCACCCAGAACTTTCAGCTCGAGGCGCAGGACCCGGCCCTGTTCCTGGCCAATGCGCGGGATGTGATCCTGCGCGACCGCCACCATCCCTCGATCGCGGTCTGGTTCGGGCGTAACGAGGGCGTGCCGCAGCCGATCATCAACGAGGGGCTGGGCGACCTCGTGGCCTCGCTCGACGGGACCCGGCTCTATACCGGCAGCTCGAACCGGGTGAACCTGCAGGACAGCGGGCCCTATGCCTGGCGCCCGCCCGAGCAGTATTTCACCAGCCTGTCCAAGGGGTTCGCGGTCGAGGTTGGCACGCCGTCGCTGGCGACGCTGGAGGCGGTGAAGGCGATGGTTCCCGAGGCCGACCGCTGGCCGATCAGCGACACCCTGGCCTATCACGACTGGCATTTCGGCGGGAACGGCGACGTCAAGAGCTTCATGGATGCCATCAGCCGCGAGTTCGGCGCGCCGACCAGCCTGGAGGACTTCGAGCGCAAGGCGCAGATGCTGAACTATGTGGACTACCGGGCCATATTCGAGGGGTTCTCGGCCCATCTCTGGAGCCAGAACAGCGGTCGGCTCCTGTGGATGACCCACCCGGCCTGGCCCAGCAACCATTGGCAGATCTACAGCGCCGACTACGACACCCAGGCCTCCTACTACGGGGCGATGAAGGCGGCTGAGCCGCTGCATGCGCAGATGAACCTGCCCGACTACGCCTTGGCGGTGACCAACACGACCCGCGAACCTGTGAACGGCCTCGTTCTGACGAGCCGGGTCCTGGGGCTGGACGGCAAGGTGCTGGCGACCCGGCAGGATCGGCTGGACGCCGCCGCCAACCAGGTCACGACGCTGGCGCCGCTGGATCTCGCCCGCCTGTTCGCCAAGGCGCGGGTGCTGCTGGTCAGCCTGGAACTGCGCGACGCCAAGGGCGTGATCCGCTCGCGCAACCTCTATTGGCAAGGGCGTGACGAGGCCAGCCTGCAGGCCCTGAACGGGCTCGCGCCTCAGGCCTTGTCGATGACGGTATCGGCTGGCGCGGACGGCGACGAGGCGGTGCTGCATGCGCGGTTGAAGAACCAGGGCGTCATCCCCGCGCTGGCGGCCAAGCTGACTCTGGTTGACGAACGCGGCCAGCGGATCCTGCCCACCTATTACAGCGACAACTACGTCTCGCTGATGCCGGGCGAGGCGCGAGATGTCGAGATCCGCTATCCCAAGAGCCATTCTGGCGCGCCGCGGATAGAGCTACGCGGCTGGAACGTGCGGCCGGCGATCGCTTCGCCCTAG